A genome region from Nicotiana tabacum cultivar K326 chromosome 13, ASM71507v2, whole genome shotgun sequence includes the following:
- the LOC107808403 gene encoding uncharacterized protein LOC107808403: MQSFKLPNNKTQYCSNGVKNIILITSFVCIIYLFFFNFNGPNTKLLHTSVSLQNDSTLLSDTNLEHIVFGIASNEKAWSTRKELVKMWWKAGSKMRGCVFLEKMPSNYTNNTTENDSLPPICISGDTSRFKYTFRGGTPSAIRVARVVTETVALNHSNVRWYVFGDDDTVFFPDNLVKTLSKYDHGLWYYIGSNSEHFLMNKAFSYEMAFGGAGIAISYPLAKVLGKVFDACIERYPHLFGSDARIYSCLAELGVGLTHEPGFHQLDVRGNMFGMLAAHTIRPLVSLHHMEMNDAIFPNMTKMKALEHLYDAAKFDPHRILQQTVCYDRWFTWTVSVSWGYAVQVFGYHVFLPDAQRVQESYFPWQKGDLARHYDLDTRPYEPDPCKRQLVYFLDNVSSGSDGIKTIYKKKTPENCTINMVSPRKLEEIRVTSQKLDLDKKQLLSPRRQCCDVLPSTSRNVMEIGIRECKEDELIYIHP; this comes from the exons ATGCAGTCTTTTAAATTACCAAACAACAAAACCCAATATTGCTCCAATGGGGTCAAAAATATAATCTTGATCACCTCTTTTGTTTGTATAATctaccttttctttttcaactttaATGGCCCTAACACCAAATTACTCCACACTTCAGTTTCGCTTCAAAATGATTCAACATTATTATCAGATACAAATCTTGAACATATTGTATTTGGAATTGCATCTAACGAGAAAGCATGGTCTACTAGGAAAGAATTAGTTAAAATGTGGTGGAAGGCAGGTTCAAAAATGAGGGGTTgtgtttttcttgaaaaaatgCCATCGAATTACACAAATAATACTACAGAAAATGATTCTTTACCTCCGATTTGCATTTCTGGGGACACATCAAGATTTAAATATACGTTTAGAGGGGGAACACCATCAGCAATTCGTGTGGCACGAGTTGTGACTGAAACGGTGGCATTAAATCATTCAAATGTGCGGTGGTATGTTTTTGGGGATGATGACACTGTTTTTTTTCCAGACAATTTGGTGAAAACACTTTCTAAATATGACCATGGGCTTTGGTACTACATAGGGTCGAATTCTGAACATTTTCTAATGAACAAGGCTTTTTCCTATGAAATGGCATTTGGTGGAGCTGGCATTGCTATAAGCTATCCTTTGGCTAAAGTTCTTGGTAAAGTCTTTGATGCATGCATAGAAAGGTACCCTCACCTTTTTGGGAGTGATGCTAGGATTTATTCCTGTTTGGCAGAGCTTGGTGTTGGCTTAACACATGAGCCCGGTTTCCACCAG CTGGATGTAAGAGGAAATATGTTCGGAATGTTAGCAGCACATACCATTAGACCTTTGGTATCCCTCCATCATATGGAGATGAACGATGCCATATTCCCCAATATGACAAAAATGAAAGCTCTGGAGCATTTGTACGACGCTGCAAAGTTCGATCCACACCGCATTTTGCAGCAAACAGTATGCTACGATCGTTGGTTTACATGGACAGTGTCAGTTTCTTGGGGATACGCTGTTCAAGTTTTCGGCTACCATGTTTTTTTGCCGGATGCTCAGCGCGTACAAGAGAGCTATTTTCCATGGCAAAAGGGTGATTTAGCTAGACATTATGACCTTGATACAAGGCCATATGAACCTGATCCATGTAAAAGACAACTTGTTTATTTCTTAGACAATGTCTCCTCTGGAAGTGATGGAATCAAGACCATTTATAAGAAGAAGACCCCTGAGAATTGCACAATCAACATGGTTTCACCTAGAAAACTAGAAGAAATCAGAGTGACTTCTCAAAAATTAGACCTTGACAAAAAACAG TtgctatcaccaagaagacagtGTTGTGATGTATTGCCTTCAACATCTCGTAATGTGATGGAAATAGGTATAAGAGAATGCAAAGAAGACGAACTAATTTACATACACCCTTAG